The following proteins are encoded in a genomic region of Magnolia sinica isolate HGM2019 chromosome 1, MsV1, whole genome shotgun sequence:
- the LOC131254960 gene encoding syntaxin-32-like isoform X2, whose protein sequence is MYSVYSILVRFYNVSRQKEGDFRQSNSWKIGSSTRVAKRTSVFDDPTVEIQELTAVIKQDITVLNSAVLDLQVVCNSQNESGNITSDTTSHSTTVVDNLKNRLMSATKEFKEVLTMRTENIKVHENRRQLFSSTASTDATNPFIRQRPLAAKAAANASTAPPPPWANDSTSSSQLFPRKQMNGEPASQTPPLIQQQQQLVPVQDNYMQSRAEALQNVESTIHELSNIFTQLATMVSQQGELAIRIDENMDDTLANVEGAQGALLKYLNGISSNRWLMIKIFFVLVVFLMIFLFFVA, encoded by the exons ATGTATTCAGTATATTCAATTCTTGTTCGGTTCTACAATGTGTCACGTCAAAAGGAAGGCGACTTTCGCCAAAGCAACAGTTGGAAGATAGGATCATCTACAAGGG TGGCGAAGAGGACATCAGTTTTTGATGATCCAACTGTTGAGATACAGGAGCTGACGGCCGTTATCAAGCAGGATATTACTGTGTTGAACTCAGCAGTGTTAGACCTGCAAGTAGTCTGCAATTCACAGAATGAAAGCGGGAACATAACCAGCGACACTACCAGTCATTCAACCACCGTTGTGGATAATCTGAAGAACCGTCTGATGAGCGCTACAAAAGAGTTCAAGGAAGTTCTAACCATGCGAACAGAG AATATAAAAGTCCATGAGAACAGAAGGCAGTTATTTTCCTCCACCGCTTCAACGGATGCAACCAACCCTTTCATACGGCAGCGTCCTCTTGCTGCCAAGGCTGCTGCTAATGCCTCAACTGCCCCCCCTCCTCCATGGGCAAATGACTCAACATCCTCATCTCAGTTATTTCCAAG GAAGCAGATGAATGGTGAACCAGCGTCACAAACCCCGCCATTGatacaacagcagcagcaactggtTCCAGTACAAGACAATTACATGCAGAGCAGAGCTGAAGCTCTTCAAAATGTTGAATCGACTATTCATGAGCTTAGTAACATCTTTACACAATTGGCAACCATGGTTTCTCAGCAAGGAGAGCTTGCCATCAG GATCGACGAGAACATGGATGACACGTTGGCAAACGTAGAGGGAGCCCAAGGGGCATTGCTCAAATACCTCAATGGGATATCCTCAAACCGGTGGCTGATGATCAAGATATTCTTTGTATTGGTAGTATTCCTTATGATCTTCCTATTTTTTGTTGCATAA